In the Mycolicibacterium chubuense NBB4 genome, one interval contains:
- a CDS encoding 1-aminocyclopropane-1-carboxylate deaminase/D-cysteine desulfhydrase — MNRLLGLPRVPLATLPTPLHPAPRLSEAIGVEVWLKRDDLTGLGLGGNKVRGLEYLIGDALAQGCDCLVTGAGPQSNWAMLSALAARRCGLDPHLVFYGSPVSPTGNLLLDELIGAEVHYTGEPDRTSVDAGIEALAEKLRAAGRRPYILPRGGATALGSAGYLRASLELAGQLVDACLAPAQLWLASGSCGTQAGLVAGARWLRTPYEVIGVSVSRPEEECTHRVRALAEDAAELLGLPGNDPTGTAEDVTVLGGHIGPGYGKPSEEGAAAAELVARTEGVFLDPVFAAKAMGALLRSAPAGPVVFLVSGGTPTLFAARKESM; from the coding sequence ATGAACCGGCTGTTGGGGCTGCCCCGCGTCCCGCTGGCCACCCTGCCCACCCCATTGCACCCCGCTCCCCGGTTGTCCGAGGCCATCGGGGTCGAGGTGTGGCTCAAGCGCGACGACCTCACCGGGCTTGGCTTGGGCGGCAACAAGGTGCGTGGCCTGGAATACCTGATCGGCGACGCTCTCGCCCAGGGCTGCGATTGCCTGGTTACCGGGGCGGGCCCGCAGTCGAACTGGGCGATGCTGTCTGCGCTCGCCGCGCGTCGTTGCGGGCTCGATCCGCACCTGGTGTTCTACGGCTCGCCCGTGTCGCCCACCGGCAACCTGCTGCTCGACGAGCTGATCGGCGCCGAGGTGCACTACACCGGCGAACCCGACCGCACCTCGGTTGACGCCGGGATCGAGGCCCTCGCCGAGAAGCTGCGCGCGGCCGGTCGCCGCCCGTACATCCTGCCCCGCGGGGGCGCGACCGCCCTGGGCTCGGCCGGTTACCTACGGGCGAGCCTGGAACTGGCCGGGCAACTGGTAGACGCCTGCCTCGCTCCCGCCCAGCTGTGGCTGGCCTCCGGCTCCTGCGGCACGCAGGCTGGCCTGGTCGCGGGAGCCCGCTGGCTGCGGACGCCGTATGAGGTTATCGGGGTTAGCGTGAGCCGTCCGGAGGAGGAATGCACCCACCGGGTCAGGGCCCTCGCCGAGGATGCTGCCGAGCTGCTCGGGCTCCCCGGCAACGACCCGACCGGCACGGCGGAGGACGTGACCGTGCTTGGCGGCCACATCGGTCCGGGCTACGGGAAGCCGTCGGAAGAAGGTGCTGCCGCGGCCGAACTGGTTGCGCGCACCGAGGGCGTGTTCCTGGATCCGGTGTTTGCCGCCAAGGCGATGGGCGCGCTGCTGCGGAGTGCGCCCGCCGGCCCGGTGGTATTCCTGGTCAGCGGTGGCACACCCACGCTGTTCGCGGCCCGGAAGGAGTCGATGTGA
- a CDS encoding phosphosulfolactate synthase gives MWDCPSFLDLPERESKPRRQGLTHILDKGMTISALEALLTRSRHLIDVLKIGWGVAYIDRALKDRVALCHSADVITCLGGTLLEIAEAQDRVDELAEWASDSGIAAVEVSNGLQAISSARKTDLVRTLSERFVVLAEAGAKDSQVPVVVADWVDEMAADLDAGARWVVVEGRESGTVGLYHSDGSLRTDLVDAIDSRLPLERVIFEAPHKAQQTWLIQRFGANVNLGNVPPDEVIPLETLRLGLRADTAVVDRVRATR, from the coding sequence ATGTGGGACTGTCCCAGCTTTCTCGACCTGCCCGAGCGCGAGTCCAAACCTCGTAGGCAAGGGCTGACGCACATCCTTGACAAGGGCATGACGATCTCGGCTCTGGAAGCTCTGCTCACCCGATCCAGACACCTGATCGACGTGCTCAAGATCGGCTGGGGCGTCGCCTACATCGACCGAGCGTTGAAGGACCGGGTTGCGCTGTGCCATTCCGCGGACGTGATCACCTGCCTCGGCGGAACACTGCTGGAGATAGCCGAAGCCCAGGACCGCGTCGACGAGCTGGCGGAGTGGGCCTCCGACTCGGGGATCGCCGCGGTTGAGGTGTCTAACGGGTTGCAGGCCATCAGCTCGGCGCGCAAGACCGACCTGGTGCGCACACTCTCCGAGCGGTTCGTCGTGCTCGCCGAGGCCGGCGCCAAGGACAGCCAGGTACCGGTAGTGGTAGCCGACTGGGTCGACGAAATGGCGGCAGACCTGGACGCGGGGGCGCGCTGGGTGGTCGTCGAGGGCAGGGAGAGCGGCACCGTGGGGCTCTACCACAGCGATGGAAGCCTGCGGACCGATCTGGTCGACGCCATTGACTCGCGGCTCCCGCTCGAGCGCGTGATCTTCGAAGCACCCCACAAGGCCCAGCAGACGTGGCTGATACAACGGTTCGGGGCCAACGTCAACCTCGGCAACGTGCCACCCGACGAGGTCATCCCCCTGGAGACGCTGCGCCTAGGCCTGCGGGCGGACACCGCCGTGGTCGATCGCGTGAGGGCCACCCGATGA
- a CDS encoding aldehyde dehydrogenase family protein encodes MNSKTEEDPVWEITDIVARARAAQQAIADYTQEQTDDLCAAVAWAVARPDRAESLAKLAVDEGGFGNYADKVTKINKRVLGALADMRATRTVGVVEEDPARGLVKIAKPVGVVAALIPTTGPDATPPMKALFALKGRNAIVVAPHPRTAETTAAVVASMREACEQVGAPADLVQVIERPSLAKTQELMRRADLVVATGGAGMVKAAYSSGTPAFGVGVGNAVHVVDETADLDDAATAIVAAKTFDWATSCLADNAIVVADSVYEDLLDRLVARGGHRCDTREKVALQQRMWSDGSHIPTLEVIAKSAREIAGKAGFDIGEDRTFLMVEEEGVGPEHPFSGEKLCVVLAVYRYRGGIDSAVKLVNDITDYQGLGHTCGIHTSDDAHVEALALGTRTARVLVNQNLNEGAGSPRNGLPFTLSLSCGTWGGNITTENVNARHFVNLTWVSRPIEPHPVSEEELFARHWARHGR; translated from the coding sequence ATGAATTCCAAGACTGAAGAGGACCCCGTGTGGGAAATCACTGACATCGTCGCGCGGGCCCGTGCGGCTCAACAGGCGATCGCCGACTACACCCAGGAGCAAACCGACGACCTGTGCGCCGCGGTGGCATGGGCAGTGGCCCGCCCCGACCGCGCGGAATCGCTGGCCAAGCTCGCCGTGGACGAGGGCGGGTTCGGCAACTACGCCGACAAGGTCACCAAGATCAACAAGCGGGTGCTCGGTGCGCTGGCCGACATGCGGGCAACACGCACGGTCGGCGTGGTCGAGGAGGATCCGGCCCGCGGACTGGTGAAGATCGCCAAGCCGGTCGGTGTCGTGGCAGCCCTGATACCTACCACCGGGCCCGACGCCACCCCCCCGATGAAGGCCTTGTTCGCACTCAAGGGGCGCAATGCCATCGTGGTCGCGCCGCACCCGAGGACGGCGGAGACGACCGCGGCGGTCGTGGCCTCCATGCGGGAGGCGTGCGAGCAGGTCGGTGCGCCCGCCGACCTCGTCCAAGTGATCGAACGGCCATCCCTTGCCAAGACGCAGGAATTGATGCGCCGGGCAGACCTCGTCGTCGCCACCGGTGGCGCCGGGATGGTCAAGGCGGCCTACAGCTCGGGCACCCCAGCCTTCGGCGTCGGCGTGGGCAATGCCGTGCACGTGGTCGACGAGACCGCCGACCTCGACGACGCGGCAACCGCGATCGTGGCGGCGAAGACCTTCGATTGGGCGACGAGCTGCCTGGCGGACAACGCGATCGTCGTCGCGGACAGCGTGTACGAGGATCTGCTTGACCGGCTGGTCGCCCGCGGTGGCCACCGCTGCGACACCCGGGAGAAGGTAGCCCTGCAGCAACGGATGTGGTCTGACGGGAGCCACATCCCGACGCTGGAGGTAATCGCCAAATCAGCGCGCGAGATCGCCGGCAAGGCCGGGTTCGATATCGGCGAGGACCGCACCTTCCTGATGGTCGAGGAAGAAGGCGTCGGACCGGAGCACCCGTTCTCCGGCGAGAAGCTGTGCGTCGTGCTCGCCGTCTACCGCTACCGCGGCGGCATCGATTCCGCGGTCAAGCTGGTCAACGACATCACCGACTACCAGGGCCTCGGGCACACCTGCGGAATCCACACCAGCGACGATGCGCACGTGGAGGCACTGGCCCTGGGCACCAGGACCGCGCGGGTGCTGGTCAACCAGAACCTCAACGAGGGCGCGGGCAGCCCGCGCAACGGGCTGCCGTTCACGCTCAGCCTCAGCTGCGGCACCTGGGGCGGCAACATCACCACCGAAAACGTCAACGCCCGGCACTTCGTGAACCTGACTTGGGTGTCCCGCCCGATCGAGCCGCACCCGGTCAGCGAGGAAGAACTGTTCGCCAGGCACTGGGCCCGGCATGGACGGTGA
- a CDS encoding lyase family protein, whose amino-acid sequence MTPVVPEGYLGAQARITSGPAAELVEAGYALELADAPLLHHGLGLADLAHVIALREAGVIPEAEGASLLTVLLDTLATPAEAFPYDAVYGDAYNSRERELERRLGRVAGWLHTGRTRREAGRIAFRVAMREHVLALHETTGRFVSALAEQAAAQSATVWADTTYLQPAQPSTFGHYLGGFGEEAARHLGRLEAVHRWADRSPAGVGGVAGTRVPVDRHRLAALLGFAAPGAHTRDVMWSVDGLADAAMAATQAATTVDRLAEDLEIFASPGFGYVALDASLCRASVLLPQKRNPYALAVIRSGAGTLIGRTTGLLVTQRSPSARTDNWLHAYGEVAGALELARRVVSLGAEVVATVRVDRTALATAAGAHFTGATDLAEELVLRHGLDYRSAYRVVGRAVATATEAGQSTLDAADLACAAAQVLDRDLTFDPGLVADAQDPVRCALHRSALGGSAPDRVREHCRALAERVGVAENWRRERQAAADAAEAALVATARRLARP is encoded by the coding sequence GTGACGCCCGTCGTTCCCGAGGGTTACCTCGGCGCTCAGGCACGGATCACCAGCGGGCCGGCGGCCGAACTGGTCGAGGCGGGCTACGCGCTGGAGCTCGCCGACGCGCCGCTGCTGCACCACGGACTGGGGCTTGCCGATCTCGCCCACGTGATCGCGCTGCGCGAAGCAGGGGTCATTCCCGAAGCCGAGGGCGCGAGTCTGCTGACCGTGCTGCTCGACACCCTCGCCACCCCGGCCGAGGCTTTTCCCTATGACGCGGTCTACGGCGATGCCTACAACAGCCGAGAACGTGAGCTGGAGCGGCGCCTGGGCCGCGTCGCGGGCTGGCTGCACACGGGCAGGACACGCCGAGAGGCCGGGCGGATAGCCTTCCGGGTTGCGATGCGCGAACACGTGCTCGCCCTGCACGAAACGACCGGCCGGTTCGTCTCCGCGCTCGCCGAGCAGGCCGCCGCGCAATCCGCCACGGTGTGGGCGGACACCACCTACCTGCAGCCCGCCCAGCCGTCGACCTTCGGCCACTACCTCGGTGGGTTCGGCGAGGAAGCCGCGCGGCACCTTGGCCGGCTCGAGGCGGTGCACCGGTGGGCCGACCGCAGCCCCGCCGGTGTCGGCGGTGTGGCGGGCACCCGGGTACCGGTCGACCGCCACCGGCTTGCCGCCCTGCTCGGCTTCGCCGCTCCCGGCGCGCATACCCGCGACGTCATGTGGTCGGTGGACGGGCTCGCGGATGCCGCGATGGCCGCGACCCAGGCCGCTACCACCGTCGACCGGCTGGCCGAGGACCTGGAGATCTTCGCCAGCCCCGGGTTCGGTTACGTCGCGCTCGATGCGTCACTGTGCCGGGCATCGGTGCTGCTGCCCCAGAAACGCAACCCGTATGCGCTCGCGGTGATCCGCTCGGGCGCGGGCACGCTGATTGGCCGGACCACGGGACTGCTGGTGACCCAGCGCAGCCCGTCGGCACGCACGGACAATTGGCTGCACGCCTACGGCGAGGTGGCAGGCGCGCTGGAGCTGGCCCGGCGGGTGGTGTCGCTGGGTGCCGAGGTGGTGGCCACCGTGCGGGTCGACCGCACGGCGCTGGCCACCGCGGCGGGGGCGCATTTCACCGGAGCGACCGACCTCGCCGAGGAGCTGGTGTTGCGACACGGCCTGGACTACCGCTCGGCCTACCGGGTGGTGGGGCGCGCCGTGGCCACCGCGACCGAGGCCGGGCAGTCCACCCTTGATGCCGCGGACCTGGCGTGCGCCGCCGCGCAGGTGCTCGACCGCGACCTCACCTTCGACCCTGGGCTGGTCGCCGACGCGCAGGATCCGGTCCGCTGTGCACTGCACCGGAGCGCGCTCGGCGGCAGCGCCCCGGACCGGGTCCGCGAGCACTGTCGCGCGCTGGCGGAACGGGTGGGCGTGGCCGAGAACTGGCGGCGGGAGCGACAGGCGGCGGCGGACGCGGCCGAGGCGGCTTTGGTGGCCACCGCGCGACGGCTCGCGCGACCCTGA
- a CDS encoding TIGR03564 family F420-dependent LLM class oxidoreductase, with protein sequence MRIAMGIGGDVIGTPMSPQSIVDQARLAEAEGFPSAWSVHFTRGVDALNVLAVAGTQTSRIELGVGIVPTYPRHPLALAQQAATTQALCGGRLTLGVGVSHRPVIEGMHGIPYASPAAHMRDYLSVLTPLLREGSVSHHGEFYEVEGSFTVPGTRPVSVVVGALSPKMVRVAGELADGVVTWLAGLRTLDGHIVPELAKAAAAAGRPQPRVVAAVQVAVCDDADAGRATAEDVFARYGGLENYQRLLAREGVASPGALAVVGTESEVEKQLRRYADVGATELWPTVFAVGGDADASVRRTRALLAELAPEL encoded by the coding sequence ATGCGTATCGCCATGGGCATCGGCGGCGACGTCATCGGAACCCCGATGTCACCACAGAGCATCGTCGATCAGGCTCGGCTAGCGGAAGCAGAAGGCTTTCCCTCGGCCTGGTCGGTGCACTTCACCCGGGGTGTGGACGCACTGAACGTGCTTGCAGTGGCGGGCACGCAGACCAGCCGGATCGAGCTCGGGGTGGGGATCGTGCCCACCTATCCGCGCCATCCGCTCGCCCTGGCCCAGCAGGCGGCCACCACTCAGGCCCTCTGCGGGGGGCGGCTGACCCTCGGAGTCGGCGTCTCCCATAGGCCGGTGATCGAAGGCATGCACGGGATCCCCTATGCCAGCCCAGCGGCCCACATGCGAGACTACCTGTCGGTGCTGACACCGCTCCTGCGTGAGGGCAGTGTCAGCCACCACGGTGAGTTCTACGAGGTCGAAGGCAGCTTCACGGTGCCGGGGACGCGTCCGGTCTCGGTCGTGGTCGGTGCTCTGTCCCCGAAGATGGTGCGGGTCGCGGGGGAGCTCGCCGATGGTGTCGTGACCTGGTTGGCCGGCCTGCGCACCCTCGACGGCCACATCGTGCCGGAGCTGGCCAAGGCAGCGGCTGCGGCCGGCCGGCCGCAGCCCCGGGTCGTCGCGGCCGTTCAGGTTGCCGTCTGCGACGACGCCGATGCGGGCCGTGCCACGGCGGAGGACGTCTTCGCCCGTTACGGCGGTCTGGAGAACTATCAGCGGCTCCTCGCGCGCGAAGGCGTGGCGTCGCCCGGGGCGCTCGCCGTGGTGGGAACCGAGTCCGAGGTGGAGAAGCAACTGCGGCGCTATGCCGATGTCGGTGCCACCGAGCTGTGGCCGACGGTGTTTGCCGTAGGGGGCGACGCTGACGCGAGCGTTCGCCGAACCAGGGCCCTGCTCGCCGAGCTGGCTCCGGAGCTCTGA
- a CDS encoding DUF7714 family protein — protein MIADPAPNTMTRPYRGLSVQETDVPLTEADLVPFLLGREVYRRTDYLVFRNGEDSAVVAVRKASAEPLFSPVVEARVLAGPDEVVSISSPETDVGNATALARAALAHATPNARAYVVQGRYEHVNFIWEPAPMRIRVTEVIPPEPPKLFAMAEQVVAFDEDLPPIDLVPDLVDIRELTAGHPAKAYLLPCRGSGVQVAGELAFLDTRPSQRLDWLMVGCERSVQFHRHFYGDEPPRVDICPRKTRDLTTPTLAKCCLLERGVEFEAASAVVPWGSNLDEIRLALRRLTGVDAPEQLAVC, from the coding sequence ATGATTGCGGACCCGGCACCCAACACGATGACGCGGCCCTACCGCGGCTTGTCGGTGCAGGAAACCGACGTGCCGCTCACCGAGGCCGATCTGGTGCCGTTCCTGCTCGGCCGGGAGGTGTACCGCCGCACTGACTACCTGGTCTTCCGCAACGGCGAGGACTCCGCGGTGGTGGCGGTGCGCAAGGCGTCGGCCGAGCCGCTGTTCTCGCCCGTCGTCGAGGCACGGGTGCTGGCGGGCCCGGACGAGGTGGTCTCGATCAGCTCGCCGGAGACGGACGTCGGCAACGCCACCGCACTGGCTCGCGCCGCCCTCGCCCACGCCACCCCGAACGCGCGGGCCTACGTGGTGCAGGGCCGCTACGAGCACGTGAACTTCATCTGGGAGCCCGCGCCGATGCGGATCCGGGTCACCGAGGTGATTCCGCCCGAGCCACCGAAGCTGTTCGCGATGGCCGAGCAGGTGGTGGCATTCGACGAGGACCTGCCGCCGATCGACCTGGTACCGGACCTGGTGGACATCCGGGAGCTCACCGCCGGCCACCCGGCAAAGGCCTACCTGCTGCCGTGCCGCGGCTCCGGCGTCCAGGTGGCCGGAGAGCTAGCCTTTCTGGACACCCGCCCTTCGCAGCGGCTGGACTGGCTGATGGTCGGCTGCGAACGTTCCGTGCAGTTCCACAGGCACTTCTACGGCGACGAACCACCCCGGGTGGACATCTGCCCCCGGAAGACCCGCGACCTGACCACCCCCACGCTGGCCAAATGCTGCCTGCTGGAACGGGGTGTGGAGTTTGAGGCCGCGTCCGCCGTGGTGCCGTGGGGATCCAACCTGGACGAGATCCGCCTCGCGCTGCGCCGGCTCACCGGGGTCGACGCACCCGAGCAGCTCGCCGTCTGCTGA
- a CDS encoding FAD-dependent oxidoreductase: MDLRNTVLSMDEWTELIHRAETGEISEPLENVDHDNTSPYDAIFVGGGAGGRFGSAYLQARGGRQLVVDKWPFLGGSCPHQACVPHHLFSEAAREMDYMRWNADTLWFGEFDDKRASIRDLVELFKAGRNNPHAFMNWQSKEQLGMEYILNAEATVIDAHTVEVAGQRYTARNLVLATGARSYPPDIPGIELPGVYDFATLIEELDYEPSRCVIIGGSKIALEYGSFFQAAGCQTTIVSRSPLMRTHSLHHVDEDLRTYVVDGMRKRGMDILEGAHPIEVIGNGKVTGVRMRLADGTEQTIDTDFVFLGTGERPHSQPFVDALGVQVDDKGFIQVDSRMRTSVPGVYAIGDLIGAPMEMFKARKCGMTAARNIMGEPYEFDFSEYPDFLHTTYEVTWVGLTEAEARQRYDDVAVIQMPPKGIRDDELALPCSEGSMLYAFTRPELTGFQKAIYDSKTRRLLGAHHVGFGAKDAFQYLDHLIRKGITVDEMGEMNELFINPDHFIQLSRLRAGQHNLTDL, from the coding sequence ATGGACCTGCGTAACACCGTGTTGAGCATGGACGAGTGGACCGAGCTGATACACCGGGCGGAGACCGGGGAGATTTCCGAGCCGCTGGAGAACGTCGACCACGACAACACCTCGCCCTACGACGCGATCTTCGTCGGCGGCGGCGCGGGCGGCCGGTTCGGGTCGGCATACCTGCAGGCCCGGGGCGGCCGCCAGCTGGTGGTGGACAAGTGGCCGTTCCTGGGCGGCTCCTGCCCGCACCAGGCCTGCGTGCCGCACCACCTGTTCTCCGAGGCCGCCCGGGAAATGGACTACATGCGGTGGAACGCCGACACACTATGGTTCGGCGAGTTCGACGACAAACGCGCCTCGATCCGGGATTTGGTCGAGCTATTCAAGGCCGGCCGCAACAACCCGCACGCGTTCATGAACTGGCAGAGCAAGGAACAACTGGGGATGGAATACATCCTCAACGCCGAGGCCACGGTGATCGACGCACACACCGTGGAGGTCGCCGGCCAGCGCTACACCGCCCGCAACCTCGTGCTCGCCACCGGCGCCCGCAGCTACCCGCCCGACATCCCCGGGATCGAGCTGCCCGGGGTGTACGACTTCGCCACCCTGATCGAGGAACTGGACTACGAGCCCTCCCGCTGCGTGATCATCGGCGGATCCAAGATCGCCCTGGAATACGGCTCCTTCTTCCAGGCCGCCGGCTGCCAGACCACCATCGTCTCCCGCAGCCCGCTGATGCGCACCCACAGCCTGCACCACGTCGACGAGGACCTGCGGACCTACGTCGTCGACGGAATGCGCAAGCGGGGCATGGACATCCTCGAGGGCGCCCACCCGATCGAAGTGATCGGCAACGGCAAGGTCACCGGCGTGCGAATGCGGCTCGCCGACGGCACCGAACAGACCATCGACACCGACTTCGTGTTCCTGGGCACCGGGGAACGCCCCCACTCCCAGCCCTTCGTCGACGCCCTCGGCGTACAGGTCGACGACAAGGGATTCATCCAGGTCGACTCCCGGATGCGGACCTCGGTGCCCGGCGTCTACGCCATCGGCGACCTCATCGGCGCGCCGATGGAGATGTTCAAGGCCCGCAAATGCGGCATGACCGCCGCCCGCAACATCATGGGCGAACCCTACGAATTCGACTTCTCCGAATACCCCGACTTTCTGCACACCACCTACGAGGTCACCTGGGTCGGGCTCACCGAGGCCGAAGCCCGGCAACGCTACGACGACGTCGCCGTTATCCAGATGCCACCCAAGGGCATCCGCGACGACGAACTCGCCCTCCCCTGCTCCGAAGGATCGATGCTCTACGCCTTCACCCGTCCCGAACTCACCGGCTTCCAAAAAGCCATCTACGACAGCAAAACCCGCCGACTCCTGGGCGCCCACCACGTCGGCTTCGGCGCCAAGGACGCCTTCCAATACCTCGACCACCTCATCCGCAAAGGCATCACCGTCGACGAAATGGGCGAAATGAACGAACTATTCATCAACCCCGACCACTTCATCCAACTCTCCCGCCTCCGCGCCGGACAACACAACCTCACCGACCTGTGA
- a CDS encoding helix-turn-helix domain-containing protein produces MPSFGPCRVAGIYLTDGGWHAVLPGAHGADLQSSVVPQLTALGRSGGPVTIDGQGWAWALPLRGHGGHGGYFVVAADEEPSAHQQFLLQALTQQTGVALANARLLAKERATAEDLRATNTKLAETVRALERTTQIHDRFTRVVVADEGLEGIATALHELTGFPIAVEDRYGNLRAWAGPHQPEPYPKDPRAHREQMLRRALREGRPIREGGRLLSVASPRVDVVGVLALVDPAATAGDQEQFALEYGATVLSMELMRLRSLAETELRLRRDLVEELLSGTDEASAIARANALGYDIERRHHVIVIEGRARAQDQDLFMHAVRRAARSMSVGSMLVSRGGTVVVLSDRVVPWESFRATVLTELGGGRCRIGVGGPCDRAAEFPRSYREATLALKMQQAARGTDQAIAYEDLGVYQLLGEVEDPAAIERLVQQWLGALLEYDARKNSELVSTLSHYLECGGSYNATATALCVHRSTLKYRLQRIREISGLDLTDPNTHFNLQLATRAWRTLQALRG; encoded by the coding sequence GTGCCGTCGTTCGGGCCCTGCCGCGTGGCGGGCATCTACCTCACCGACGGCGGCTGGCACGCGGTCCTGCCAGGCGCCCACGGCGCGGACCTCCAGTCATCGGTCGTGCCTCAGCTCACCGCACTGGGCCGCAGTGGCGGCCCGGTCACGATAGACGGCCAGGGTTGGGCGTGGGCGCTTCCGCTGCGCGGCCACGGCGGACACGGCGGGTACTTTGTCGTCGCTGCCGATGAGGAGCCGTCCGCCCACCAGCAGTTCCTGCTGCAGGCGCTCACCCAGCAGACGGGTGTTGCGCTCGCGAACGCCCGGCTGCTTGCCAAGGAGCGGGCTACCGCCGAGGATCTGCGTGCCACCAACACCAAGCTCGCGGAGACTGTGCGAGCGCTGGAGCGGACCACGCAGATCCATGACCGGTTCACCCGGGTGGTCGTCGCGGACGAAGGGCTGGAGGGCATCGCGACCGCGCTGCACGAACTGACCGGCTTCCCGATCGCCGTGGAGGACCGCTACGGCAACCTCCGGGCCTGGGCGGGACCCCACCAGCCGGAGCCGTATCCGAAGGACCCCCGGGCGCACCGGGAACAAATGTTGCGCAGGGCGCTGCGGGAGGGACGGCCGATCCGGGAGGGCGGCCGGCTCCTGTCGGTGGCCAGTCCACGGGTCGACGTCGTGGGTGTGCTGGCGCTGGTAGACCCTGCTGCCACCGCGGGCGATCAGGAGCAGTTCGCCCTGGAATACGGGGCGACCGTGCTGTCCATGGAGCTTATGCGGCTGCGCAGCCTTGCCGAGACCGAGCTACGACTCCGACGCGATCTTGTCGAGGAGCTGCTGTCCGGCACCGATGAGGCCAGCGCGATCGCCCGCGCGAACGCGTTGGGCTACGACATCGAGCGCAGGCACCACGTGATCGTCATCGAGGGTCGCGCTCGCGCCCAGGATCAGGATCTATTCATGCATGCCGTCCGCCGAGCCGCGCGGTCGATGTCCGTCGGTTCGATGCTGGTGAGCCGCGGCGGCACCGTCGTCGTGCTCTCCGACCGCGTGGTGCCCTGGGAGTCGTTCCGCGCCACCGTGCTGACCGAACTCGGTGGCGGACGCTGCCGGATCGGGGTGGGTGGCCCCTGCGATCGGGCCGCCGAATTCCCGCGCTCCTACCGCGAAGCGACGCTCGCGCTGAAGATGCAGCAGGCGGCGCGGGGCACCGATCAGGCCATCGCTTACGAGGACCTGGGCGTGTATCAGCTCCTCGGCGAGGTCGAGGATCCCGCGGCCATCGAGCGGCTGGTGCAGCAGTGGCTGGGTGCGCTGCTGGAGTACGACGCTCGCAAGAACTCCGAACTGGTCAGCACCCTCAGCCACTACCTGGAGTGCGGGGGCAGTTACAACGCGACCGCCACGGCGCTGTGTGTGCACCGCAGCACGCTCAAGTACCGCCTGCAGCGGATCCGGGAGATCTCCGGTCTCGATCTCACTGATCCGAACACCCACTTCAACCTGCAGCTGGCCACCCGGGCCTGGCGCACGCTCCAAGCCCTGCGGGGCTGA
- a CDS encoding class-II fumarase/aspartase family protein, which yields MIRDVASIVDRDLTRAEAAATDLARRHRDTLMPGRTHGQPGLPITLGFKAAVWAAELRRHRTRLAEGRPRWEIVQLGGALGTMEFWGDAALPLLAAFARHVGLAEPELPWITARDGIAEFVNLLALVTATLAKIGQEVYELQRPEIGELSEAFMPGQVGSITMPHKRNPELSEHLVTLARLVRANATVAVEGMVAEHERDGRAWKTEWIVLPEACLYSGVSLAMGCRLLEGLEADPERMRQNLEAGGSYVMSEPLMRALAERVGKHTAHELIYEATLAGRQRGVDLRAALLADHRITAQLTTEDIDRCLDPRAALGAAPSFVDRVVNEP from the coding sequence GTGATCCGCGACGTCGCGTCCATTGTGGACCGAGACCTGACCCGCGCCGAGGCCGCCGCCACCGACCTCGCCCGGCGGCATCGCGACACGCTCATGCCCGGCCGCACGCACGGCCAGCCTGGCCTGCCGATCACCCTCGGGTTCAAGGCGGCGGTGTGGGCGGCGGAACTGCGCCGCCACCGCACCCGGCTGGCCGAAGGCCGCCCCCGCTGGGAGATCGTTCAGCTCGGCGGGGCACTGGGCACCATGGAGTTCTGGGGCGACGCCGCGCTGCCGCTGCTGGCGGCCTTCGCCCGGCACGTCGGCCTGGCCGAGCCCGAGCTGCCCTGGATCACCGCGCGGGACGGCATCGCCGAGTTCGTGAACCTGCTCGCGCTGGTCACCGCGACGCTGGCCAAGATCGGGCAGGAGGTCTACGAGCTGCAGCGCCCCGAGATCGGCGAGTTGTCCGAAGCGTTCATGCCGGGACAGGTCGGCAGCATCACCATGCCGCACAAACGAAATCCGGAGCTATCCGAACATCTGGTCACGCTGGCCCGCCTGGTCCGGGCGAACGCGACGGTGGCCGTCGAGGGGATGGTCGCCGAGCATGAACGCGACGGGCGGGCCTGGAAAACTGAATGGATTGTGCTGCCGGAGGCGTGCCTGTACAGCGGTGTCTCGCTGGCCATGGGCTGCCGCCTGCTGGAGGGCCTGGAGGCAGATCCCGAGCGGATGCGGCAGAACCTCGAGGCGGGAGGCAGCTACGTGATGTCCGAACCGTTGATGCGCGCGTTGGCCGAGCGGGTCGGCAAGCACACCGCGCACGAGCTGATATACGAAGCCACGCTCGCGGGACGGCAGCGAGGCGTCGACCTGCGCGCAGCGTTGCTCGCCGATCACCGGATCACCGCCCAGCTCACCACCGAAGACATCGACCGCTGTCTCGACCCGCGTGCGGCGCTGGGCGCAGCGCCGTCCTTTGTGGACCGCGTGGTGAATGAGCCATGA